One Thermoanaerobacter pseudethanolicus ATCC 33223 genomic window, ATATTTTTTAATTGATTTTCATTTAAAAATGGATTTACTGTATAAGGTGAGGATATTGTAAGAGATGCCGCAGCAAGACCAAGTTTTGCCGATACATCCAGAGTATAGCCATTAAAAATACCATAGACCAAGCCAGCCGTCAAAGCATCTCCTGCACCTGTAGCATCAACAATTTCGGCTTGATATGGTTCTATAAATTTTTCAACTTCTTCTGAAGAAATATATACCCCTCTTTCTCCTAAAGTTACTATGACATTTTTGACACCTTTTTGTCTTAAATATTTAACTGCTTTTTTCATATCCTCATCATTTGCTATTTTAACTCCAGATATCGATTCAAGTTCTTCTTTATTTGGAGTTACATAATCGATTTTGTCAAGTACACCTATTAATTTTTTTGCTTTGTCGATGGAAACGGGCTCTGCCACTACAGGAATATTATTATTGTAGCAAAGCTCCACAATATATTTGATGCTGTCTTCAGGAATATTTGTATCAAAAACTACAATCTCACTATTTTTTATAACTTCCATCTTGGACTCAAGATATTGTATATTTAACTCTTCTAAAATGTCCATTCCCGAAAGAGCCACATCCATATCACCAATTGCATTAAGAATGGCAAGATATATACCTGTACGCCTTGTATTTGAAATTACAATCTGTTCAACATTTACCCCTGCTTGCCTTGTCTCCTCAAGAAGCCTTCTTCCTTCATCATCATTACCTACAACGCTCAAAAGTGTAACAGGTAAGCTAAGCTGTGCAAGGTTGTGAGCAATATTTCGTCCTACACCACCAGGTGCTATGTTTATGTGTCCTGGATTTGAAGTATGCTGCTTAAGCTCTGAATAGGGTTTACCTTTTATATCTATATTTGCTCCTCCAACTACAGTAACACCTTTAAAGTCCCTCACTACATAGCCTCTTCCTAATATAAAGCCCTTTTTCATGAGGTTTGCTATGTGCCCTGCAACTGCAGATCTACTAATACCCATAAGCTGTGCTAATTCTTCTTGAGAAATCATTGGATTTTTCTTTATAAATCTCAATATCTCTTTTTCCCTCTGTGTCAATGCCACATTCACACACTCCCAAACAATTATTTGTTTATCAAACATTTGCAAGTATATTATATCACAAAAACGCAAATAAAAAAACTGCTTATTATAAAAAGCAGTAAAAACATTATTATCCAGAAAGCATACCAATCTACTTAATAATATATGATAAAATCACATAGCTAACAATACCAACAACAACAGGTGTAAATAGCTTCCTCGTAAAATATGCAGCTATAAATGTCGGTATTGCTGAAAATAAATATACATTTGATAAATCTAAAAATAATTTTCCATCTTTAATAAAAATTACCGGAAATAAAAGAGCTGAAAGAACTGCTACAGGCACATACTCAAGAAACGACTTTACAGCTTGAGGAAGTTCTATTTTAGTTAAGCCATAAACAGGCATAAATCGCGGAATATATGTCACTAAAAACATTCCAATAACACTTATTATAAATTTCGTACCCATTTGTCAACCAATACCCCCATTCCTGCACCTATTAATGCGGCTACAATGACATTTGTATTTCCCGGTAATACAAACATCAAAGTTATAGACAACAACCCCGAAAAGACACTTATAAAAACTTTTTTATACCCTGATATTTGCATAAGTAGCAAGGCAATGTACATCGCTGGAAGTGCAAAATCAAGCCCTACGTTTATAGAGCCTCCTATCAAAGTTGCTGATACAGCACCTAAAAATGAAGCAAATACCCAGGCAGTATACGAGGTTAAAAATAGTTGGTAGAAATAACCTTCAGTATATTCAGAGTTAGTTTGCAAATCTGTAATCGCAACAGCATATGTCTCATCAGTAATAAAAAAAGATAATATTGGTATATGTTTCCTCGATATGTGTTTCATATACTGCGATAGCGATGTGCTATATAAAAAGTGCCTCAAATTTACTATAAATATTGTAGACACTAGTGTAACAATATTTGTTCCTGCACTAAGCAAACTTATGGCAATAAATTGTGCTGAACCAGCATATACAAAAAGAGACAATGCCACCACTTGTGAAATAGTAAAACCGCTTTTCACACCAACGAGTCCATAAGCAAAGCCTATTGGCAAATATCCTAACACAATAGGTAGTGCACTTTTAACTCCATTTATACTCTTCCTAACATCACCATCTACTATCATAAACCTCACCATCACTAAAAAATATTTATTTTTTTAAAAGCAGGAGTGAGCCTCCTGCCTTTAATTATTTCACAACAATATTTACAAGCCTGTTTTTGACAACTATGACCTTCTTTATCTCTTTTCCATCCACATATGCTTTTACATTTTTATCAGAAAGAGCGAGCTTTTCTATTTCTTCGTCAGTAGCTTTTGAAGGAACTTCAAGTCTCCCCCTTACCTTGCCGTTTACCTGCACAGCTATTTCTACAACATCTCTTTGTAGAGCTTTTTCATCCCACTCAGGCCATTTCTGATTGAAGACAGAATATTCATATCCAAGCTTTTCCCACATTTCTTCAGAAAAGTGAGGAGCAAATGGCGCCAAAAGTTTTATTAAATCTGCCACCACTTCTTCATAAAATTTGATATTTTTAACTTCCACATCTGCCTCGTATTTATAAAGGGCATTTACCAGTTCCATTATCCTCGCTATTGCAGTATTAAACTGAAATCTCTCTGCATCTTCTGTCACACCTTTTATAGCATAATGTCTCACATAGTTTAACTCTTTTTCATCTTTCCCCATATCATCTTTTATTTTTCCAGGATTGTTTCTTGTCTCTATGAATTTATCTATAAATCTCTCCACTCTGTTGACAAACCTTGCAATGGCTTTTATTCCATCATCATTCCATGGCCCACCTTCAGAATAAGCAAATCCAAACATCAGATAGAGTCTAAATACATCAGAACCGTATTCTTTAATGTATTCGTCAGGCGAAATTACATTCCCTTTAGATTTGCTCATTCTGCTGCCATCAGGTCCCAATATTGTGCCTTGATGCACCAAAGATTTAAACGGCTCATCAAAGTCAAGATATCCTAAGTCTCTCAAAGCCTTTGTAACAAACCTTGCGTACAAAAGATGCATTGTCGCGTGCTCTGCTCCACCTACGTACTTGTCAACAGGCAACATTTTATTTATCCATTCTTTATTGAAAGGCTCTTTGTCGTTTTTGTTATCGGGATATCTCAAAAAGTACCACGAAGAATCCACAAAAGTGTCCAACGTATCAGGGTCTCTTAAAGCCTTGCCACCACATTTGGGACAAGTAACGTTCATAAAGCCTTCATGCTTTTTAAGTGGAGATTCACCTGTTGGAGCAAATTCCACATCATAAGGGAGTAACACTGGTAAATCTTCTTCTGGGACAGGGACTATGCCACAGCGTTCACAGTGAATAACAGGTATTGGAGCGCCCCAGTATCTCTGCCTTGAAACAAGCCAATCCCTCAATCTGTAATTTACTTTAAACTCTG contains:
- a CDS encoding AzlC family ABC transporter permease, giving the protein MIVDGDVRKSINGVKSALPIVLGYLPIGFAYGLVGVKSGFTISQVVALSLFVYAGSAQFIAISLLSAGTNIVTLVSTIFIVNLRHFLYSTSLSQYMKHISRKHIPILSFFITDETYAVAITDLQTNSEYTEGYFYQLFLTSYTAWVFASFLGAVSATLIGGSINVGLDFALPAMYIALLLMQISGYKKVFISVFSGLLSITLMFVLPGNTNVIVAALIGAGMGVLVDKWVRNL
- a CDS encoding AzlD domain-containing protein; translation: MGTKFIISVIGMFLVTYIPRFMPVYGLTKIELPQAVKSFLEYVPVAVLSALLFPVIFIKDGKLFLDLSNVYLFSAIPTFIAAYFTRKLFTPVVVGIVSYVILSYIIK
- the leuS gene encoding leucine--tRNA ligase — encoded protein: MAYSVEIDRKWQKRWEETKLYKFNPKNVDKKLYCLEMFSYPSGAKLHVGHWYNYGPTDSWARMKRMQGWEVFHPMGFDAFGLPAENYAIKTGIHPYDSTMENIRTMEKQLKEMGATFDWDYEVITCLPEYYKWTQWIFLKLFEAGLAYRKKAPVNWCPSCQTVLANEQVIDGKCERCGTEVTKKDLTQWFFKITAYAEELLEKLDELDWPEKTKIMQRNWIGKSDGAEIEFKVAGKDLTFKVFTTRADTLYGATYVVIAPEHEIVDLITTEEYKQAVEEYKEYARKQSEIERLSTEKEKTGVFTGAYAIHPLTGEKLPIWIADYVLATYGTGCVMAVPAHDKRDYEFATKYNLPIKRVIKGIGDVEDSLPFDEYGVLVDSGEFAGLKSEEARIKIVEKLKQEGRAEFKVNYRLRDWLVSRQRYWGAPIPVIHCERCGIVPVPEEDLPVLLPYDVEFAPTGESPLKKHEGFMNVTCPKCGGKALRDPDTLDTFVDSSWYFLRYPDNKNDKEPFNKEWINKMLPVDKYVGGAEHATMHLLYARFVTKALRDLGYLDFDEPFKSLVHQGTILGPDGSRMSKSKGNVISPDEYIKEYGSDVFRLYLMFGFAYSEGGPWNDDGIKAIARFVNRVERFIDKFIETRNNPGKIKDDMGKDEKELNYVRHYAIKGVTEDAERFQFNTAIARIMELVNALYKYEADVEVKNIKFYEEVVADLIKLLAPFAPHFSEEMWEKLGYEYSVFNQKWPEWDEKALQRDVVEIAVQVNGKVRGRLEVPSKATDEEIEKLALSDKNVKAYVDGKEIKKVIVVKNRLVNIVVK
- a CDS encoding PfkB family carbohydrate kinase, whose protein sequence is MALTQREKEILRFIKKNPMISQEELAQLMGISRSAVAGHIANLMKKGFILGRGYVVRDFKGVTVVGGANIDIKGKPYSELKQHTSNPGHINIAPGGVGRNIAHNLAQLSLPVTLLSVVGNDDEGRRLLEETRQAGVNVEQIVISNTRRTGIYLAILNAIGDMDVALSGMDILEELNIQYLESKMEVIKNSEIVVFDTNIPEDSIKYIVELCYNNNIPVVAEPVSIDKAKKLIGVLDKIDYVTPNKEELESISGVKIANDEDMKKAVKYLRQKGVKNVIVTLGERGVYISSEEVEKFIEPYQAEIVDATGAGDALTAGLVYGIFNGYTLDVSAKLGLAAASLTISSPYTVNPFLNENQLKNIVKEIVK